Proteins encoded by one window of Synechococcus sp. MVIR-18-1:
- a CDS encoding PipX family protein, translating to MGAERYLNHPTFGMLYQVSTAGEGRDLYATLYAQRMFFLVTLQPRGAQFEVIPYQDARHHAELHLARCRRDRADDFADWKQLFDQTFI from the coding sequence GTGGGAGCGGAGCGTTATCTCAATCACCCCACCTTTGGAATGCTTTATCAGGTGTCGACCGCGGGCGAAGGACGGGACCTATACGCCACGCTTTATGCCCAGCGCATGTTTTTCCTGGTGACGCTGCAACCCAGAGGGGCTCAGTTTGAGGTGATTCCTTATCAGGACGCCCGGCATCATGCAGAGCTTCACCTGGCGCGCTGTCGCCGTGATCGCGCTGACGATTTTGCCGATTGGAAGCAGCTGTTCGATCAAACCTTCATTTGA
- a CDS encoding YggS family pyridoxal phosphate-dependent enzyme: protein MASSSPESETIQSRWQAIHADCPDAVHLLAVSKGHPAIAVRELAALGQVDFGESRVQEALPKQQDLDDLSGLRWHFIGRLQANKVRAVVRAFPVIHSIDSQALAERTSRIAVEENQNPEVFFQVKLRDDPAKGGWEPDALREVWPQLQSLPGLKPIGLMTMAPLGLAPEDRHSLFSDCRTLADELDLPDCSMGMSGDWKQAAKAGATWVRVGSGLFGPRPERLV, encoded by the coding sequence ATGGCCTCCAGCAGCCCGGAATCTGAAACGATTCAGTCCCGCTGGCAGGCGATTCACGCTGATTGTCCAGACGCTGTCCATCTGCTGGCTGTCAGCAAAGGCCACCCGGCAATAGCGGTGCGTGAGCTGGCGGCCTTGGGGCAAGTTGATTTTGGTGAAAGCAGAGTGCAGGAAGCACTCCCGAAACAACAAGACTTAGATGACCTCAGCGGCTTGCGTTGGCATTTCATTGGACGCCTGCAGGCCAACAAAGTCCGGGCAGTCGTGCGGGCCTTTCCCGTCATTCATTCGATCGATTCTCAGGCACTCGCAGAGCGCACCTCAAGGATTGCGGTGGAGGAAAACCAAAATCCGGAGGTGTTTTTTCAGGTCAAACTTCGCGACGACCCGGCGAAGGGTGGCTGGGAGCCGGATGCCTTGCGTGAGGTTTGGCCACAGCTGCAATCGCTTCCAGGCTTAAAGCCCATTGGGCTGATGACCATGGCCCCCCTTGGCTTAGCGCCCGAAGACCGCCATAGCCTCTTCTCCGACTGCAGAACCCTTGCGGATGAGCTCGATTTGCCCGATTGCTCGATGGGGATGAGCGGGGACTGGAAGCAGGCTGCTAAGGCAGGTGCTACCTGGGTTCGCGTGGGGTCTGGATTGTTTGGACCACGGCCAGAACGCTTGGTTTGA
- a CDS encoding cell division protein SepF has protein sequence MSLISRLRAVVAGDDYLDGDYDDLDYDTGEQDDVEEGPSHSMSSALATLESSNPFETEQSFTGSNVIGMPGISTGTAEVSLMEPRSFDEMPGAIQALRERKTVILNLTMMEPDQAQRAVDFVAGGTFAIDGHQERVGESIFLFAPSCVTVTNATQDETSVPTHVSKDVEQASSEASIAPTPAWSATSATAL, from the coding sequence GTGTCGCTGATTTCTCGTCTTCGTGCTGTCGTTGCGGGTGATGATTACCTTGATGGTGATTATGACGACCTCGATTACGACACTGGCGAACAGGACGACGTCGAAGAAGGTCCTTCTCACTCCATGTCGAGTGCTTTGGCAACTCTTGAGTCGAGCAATCCCTTCGAAACTGAGCAATCCTTCACTGGATCGAATGTGATCGGGATGCCTGGCATCAGTACCGGAACCGCAGAGGTCTCTTTGATGGAGCCTCGCAGTTTTGATGAAATGCCTGGAGCGATCCAAGCTCTGCGTGAGCGCAAAACGGTGATCCTCAATCTCACGATGATGGAACCGGATCAAGCGCAACGCGCTGTGGACTTCGTGGCAGGCGGAACCTTTGCCATTGATGGTCATCAAGAGCGTGTGGGCGAAAGCATTTTTCTGTTCGCGCCCAGCTGCGTAACCGTTACCAACGCCACCCAGGACGAAACCTCCGTTCCGACCCACGTCTCTAAGGACGTTGAGCAAGCCTCTTCTGAGGCCAGCATTGCTCCGACTCCCGCCTGGAGTGCCACAAGCGCCACCGCCCTTTGA
- the proC gene encoding pyrroline-5-carboxylate reductase has product MPFAFGVIGLGRMAQALVIPLIEQGLIPAGEAIAVVGRQDSVATVSARVPSDVKVVAASDPAAKEAWGASVQLLAVKPQMLDAVAASAPPATAMPASGSSLLISVLAGVPLARLQTLFPGRICVRAVPNTPCLVGQGLTGLAWGNGISDQQKKQVRSFFEPVSEVLELPEERLDAFLALTSSGPAYVALIAEAMADGAVAVGMPRAQAHHLAHRTLAGTAALLQEQELHPGELKDMVASPGGTTMAALRHLEKAGLRSALIEAVVAATQHGRGMAK; this is encoded by the coding sequence GTGCCATTTGCCTTTGGTGTAATTGGTCTGGGCCGGATGGCTCAGGCCCTTGTGATCCCCCTGATTGAGCAGGGACTCATCCCCGCCGGTGAGGCGATCGCGGTTGTTGGCCGTCAGGACTCCGTTGCGACGGTGTCTGCGCGAGTGCCCTCCGACGTCAAGGTTGTTGCTGCCAGTGATCCTGCGGCAAAAGAAGCTTGGGGGGCATCGGTTCAACTTTTGGCTGTTAAGCCCCAGATGCTCGATGCTGTTGCGGCCTCTGCGCCACCTGCAACAGCCATGCCTGCGTCGGGTTCAAGCCTTTTGATCTCCGTGCTTGCAGGGGTTCCCTTGGCGCGGCTTCAAACATTATTTCCTGGCCGGATCTGTGTGCGTGCCGTGCCCAATACCCCCTGCCTGGTGGGTCAGGGACTCACGGGCTTGGCTTGGGGGAATGGCATCTCTGATCAACAGAAGAAGCAAGTGCGCTCTTTTTTTGAGCCGGTTAGTGAGGTTCTCGAGCTCCCCGAAGAACGGCTGGATGCATTTCTTGCGCTCACCTCCTCTGGTCCTGCCTATGTGGCTTTAATCGCAGAAGCGATGGCAGACGGTGCCGTTGCCGTGGGAATGCCTCGGGCCCAAGCCCATCATTTGGCCCATCGAACCCTCGCTGGAACCGCGGCCTTACTGCAGGAACAAGAGCTGCATCCTGGCGAACTCAAAGATATGGTGGCCTCCCCTGGTGGCACCACCATGGCTGCGTTGCGTCATCTCGAAAAAGCGGGCTTGCGTTCAGCCTTGATCGAAGCTGTTGTTGCCGCTACGCAACATGGTCGGGGCATGGCGAAGTAG
- a CDS encoding glycosyltransferase family 4 protein codes for MAHIAWLGKKTPFCGNVTYGLSTTEALKKRGHQTSFIHFDNPGAPGSSNTSLLAHDPDVSLPYLLKSQVYTIPSPRAQRELRESLKRLQPDVVHASLTLSPLDFRLPELCQPLGIPLVATFHPPFDAGLRNLTAGTQQLSYQLYAPALSRYDRVIVFSDLQADVLNRLGVHETRLAVIPNGVDPNRWSPAPNHPAAISKELHDVRSRLGDQRIFLYMGRIATEKNVEALLRAWRLVKPAGCRLVIVGDGPLRSTLQNVYGNGIGDLLWWGYEANLNTRIALLQCAEVFVLPSLVEGLSIALLEAMACQCACVATDAGADGEVLAAGAGIVLSTQGVTTQLRTLLPVLRDQPLLTQELGRRARERVMERYRMVSNIDALEELYETLIAKKALAA; via the coding sequence GTGGCCCACATTGCCTGGCTCGGCAAAAAAACTCCGTTCTGCGGCAATGTCACCTACGGGCTGAGCACCACAGAGGCCCTAAAGAAACGCGGCCATCAGACCAGCTTTATTCATTTCGATAACCCTGGCGCTCCTGGCAGCAGCAACACATCGTTGTTGGCACACGATCCAGATGTGAGCCTGCCCTATTTGCTGAAGTCTCAGGTGTACACGATTCCCTCCCCTCGGGCACAGAGGGAGTTGCGTGAGTCTTTGAAGAGGCTTCAGCCCGATGTTGTGCACGCCAGCCTCACCCTTTCCCCCCTCGACTTCAGGCTTCCGGAGCTTTGCCAGCCGTTAGGCATTCCGCTTGTCGCAACCTTTCATCCTCCGTTTGACGCGGGCTTGCGCAACCTCACAGCGGGCACCCAACAGCTCAGCTATCAGCTCTATGCGCCTGCTCTCTCCCGATACGACCGCGTCATCGTCTTTTCCGATCTTCAGGCGGATGTTCTGAACCGTTTAGGGGTCCACGAAACTCGCTTAGCCGTCATTCCCAACGGCGTGGATCCAAACCGCTGGTCTCCCGCCCCAAACCATCCCGCCGCGATCAGCAAGGAGCTGCACGACGTGCGCTCACGTCTTGGTGATCAGCGCATTTTTCTATACATGGGCCGGATCGCCACCGAGAAGAATGTGGAAGCGTTATTGCGGGCCTGGCGACTCGTCAAGCCAGCGGGATGCCGACTGGTGATCGTGGGTGACGGGCCCCTGCGCAGCACGCTGCAAAACGTGTACGGCAACGGGATCGGGGATCTGTTGTGGTGGGGCTACGAAGCCAATCTCAACACGCGCATCGCCCTGCTCCAGTGCGCTGAAGTGTTTGTGCTGCCATCTCTGGTAGAGGGGCTTTCCATCGCCCTGCTCGAAGCGATGGCCTGCCAATGCGCCTGTGTGGCGACGGATGCAGGAGCTGATGGAGAAGTGCTCGCAGCTGGGGCTGGCATCGTTCTCAGCACCCAAGGGGTCACCACCCAGCTCCGCACCCTGCTCCCCGTTCTCCGTGATCAACCTCTGCTCACCCAGGAACTAGGACGGCGAGCACGGGAGCGGGTCATGGAGCGCTACCGGATGGTCTCCAACATCGATGCTCTGGAAGAGCTGTACGAGACCCTTATCGCCAAGAAAGCCTTAGCCGCTTAA
- a CDS encoding MFS transporter: protein MSGPPLNSPDPALPTSANPEGRRGLQAVIHLDGFRRLWVGQIFSQLADKFYIVLMVYLIAQYWVTNTPDSNGALAEIASAIRMDFETRAQRITLLATGIYVANTIPAMVLGSVAGVWVDRWPKRRVMVASNGLRALLVLCTPLFLIPGPHWFGLSWGYWALLVMTFLESVLTQFFAPAEQATIPLLVPREHLLAANSLYQATSMGATIVGFALGDPILRGLNHLLQMVGINGGEFLLLPFCYGMAAISLSTIQMHEPPRKDSSDSVWKEIVAGIQVLREQASVRGAMVHLVVLYSLLAALYVLAISLASAIQGLGPTGFGTLLAMSGLGMAIGAVLVAQMGHRFSRRRLAAAGLGAITWCLIMLGQLRGNLSITLVLCGILGIGAALVAIPAQTTIQEDTPESQRGRVFGLQNNLINIALSLPLVLAGALVSSIGLIPVLWVLAALSLAAALWERPWERC, encoded by the coding sequence TTGAGCGGTCCCCCCCTAAATAGCCCGGACCCGGCCCTGCCCACCAGCGCCAATCCAGAAGGTCGCCGCGGCCTTCAAGCCGTGATCCATCTCGATGGCTTCCGACGCCTTTGGGTCGGACAGATCTTCTCCCAACTCGCGGACAAGTTCTACATCGTGTTGATGGTGTATCTGATCGCCCAGTACTGGGTGACCAATACACCGGACAGCAATGGCGCGCTTGCTGAAATCGCCTCTGCGATTCGCATGGATTTCGAGACGCGAGCCCAACGCATCACCTTGCTGGCTACCGGCATCTACGTGGCCAACACCATCCCAGCGATGGTGCTCGGATCCGTTGCCGGTGTCTGGGTCGACCGCTGGCCTAAACGCAGGGTGATGGTGGCCTCCAATGGCCTGCGGGCCCTGCTTGTGCTGTGCACCCCTCTATTCCTTATCCCTGGCCCTCACTGGTTTGGTCTGAGCTGGGGATATTGGGCTCTGCTGGTCATGACCTTTCTGGAGTCGGTTCTGACCCAGTTTTTCGCCCCCGCTGAACAGGCGACGATCCCACTGCTGGTACCAAGAGAACATCTTCTAGCCGCCAATTCCCTCTATCAAGCCACGAGCATGGGGGCCACGATCGTTGGCTTTGCCTTAGGCGATCCAATTCTGCGAGGACTAAATCACCTGCTTCAAATGGTGGGCATCAACGGTGGCGAATTTCTGCTTTTGCCGTTCTGTTACGGCATGGCGGCCATCAGTCTGAGCACCATCCAGATGCACGAACCACCGAGAAAAGACAGCAGCGATTCGGTTTGGAAAGAAATCGTGGCGGGGATACAGGTGCTTCGAGAGCAGGCTTCCGTCCGGGGAGCCATGGTGCATCTCGTGGTGCTTTACAGCCTCTTAGCAGCGCTATATGTCCTGGCGATCAGCCTGGCATCAGCCATCCAAGGGCTTGGGCCAACAGGCTTCGGCACCCTGCTAGCGATGAGCGGCCTAGGGATGGCCATTGGCGCTGTGCTGGTGGCTCAAATGGGCCATCGCTTTAGCCGTCGGCGACTCGCCGCAGCCGGACTGGGCGCGATCACCTGGTGTCTAATCATGCTCGGACAACTGCGCGGAAATCTCAGCATCACCTTGGTGTTGTGCGGCATCCTCGGCATTGGTGCAGCTCTCGTCGCGATTCCGGCTCAGACCACGATTCAGGAAGACACTCCAGAGTCCCAGCGAGGTCGGGTCTTCGGGCTTCAGAACAACCTGATCAATATTGCTCTCAGCCTGCCCCTGGTTCTTGCCGGCGCCCTGGTAAGCAGCATCGGCTTGATCCCGGTGCTCTGGGTGCTTGCGGCACTGTCTTTAGCTGCCGCTTTGTGGGAGCGACCTTGGGAGCGCTGCTAA
- a CDS encoding DNA repair protein RecO: MSPERRIEGLALKVGPLGEHDRLLTLLSDDVGLIRLAVPGARKPRSSLAAAVPLTTLELQVGGRSGLLRVRQLRVQHNFGKVGQRLETLAAAQALSELSIALVAGDDPVPGMLSAVLMHLERLELLARRQRESELGSAEGERVDRTLATLVQACVHLLALGGYGLPLQTCCRSGAALAPPIGHWDWRCSLLAEEGLAIGAQAGAAIQINPSELALLQRLTRLELPQRQDGGLMGPRPVWLRLFTLVECWCRVHLPRPVRSFAMVREAVHATACGGRS; the protein is encoded by the coding sequence ATGAGCCCGGAACGGCGGATCGAAGGATTGGCTTTAAAGGTTGGCCCCCTCGGAGAGCACGACAGGCTGCTCACCCTGCTGAGTGATGACGTAGGGCTGATTCGCCTGGCCGTACCAGGGGCACGTAAACCACGCAGCAGCCTGGCGGCGGCGGTTCCTCTCACCACCCTGGAACTGCAGGTGGGAGGACGCAGCGGCCTGCTTCGGGTACGCCAACTTCGGGTCCAACACAATTTCGGCAAGGTGGGGCAGCGATTGGAAACGTTGGCAGCCGCCCAGGCCCTATCGGAGCTCTCGATCGCATTGGTCGCTGGCGATGATCCCGTACCAGGGATGCTCAGTGCGGTTTTGATGCATCTCGAGCGTCTCGAGCTGCTGGCCCGAAGGCAGCGTGAATCCGAGCTTGGAAGCGCTGAAGGCGAGCGTGTTGATCGAACTTTGGCAACCCTTGTTCAGGCCTGCGTTCATCTGCTCGCTCTCGGCGGTTATGGCCTCCCACTCCAAACCTGTTGCCGCAGTGGAGCCGCCCTGGCTCCACCGATCGGACATTGGGACTGGCGCTGCAGCCTGCTGGCCGAGGAAGGTCTGGCCATCGGGGCTCAAGCTGGAGCAGCCATTCAGATCAACCCGTCCGAACTCGCTCTGCTTCAGCGGTTAACGCGGCTTGAATTACCGCAACGCCAAGACGGTGGATTGATGGGACCCAGACCGGTTTGGCTCCGCCTATTCACGCTTGTGGAGTGCTGGTGCCGCGTGCATCTCCCAAGGCCCGTGCGCTCGTTTGCCATGGTGAGAGAGGCTGTTCACGCTACGGCCTGCGGTGGGCGATCATGA
- a CDS encoding 2-deoxyribose-5-phosphate aldolase has product MTASPRQRELPELPPLIHQAVLDPLLEEEALHNICDAARLLGFGGLCTSLCHLEAVRNRIGPSGRLRLFAVVDFPFGTIPAELKRAQAEWAAARGADALDVVPNLAAITAGRAEAYAEELAQICDLGLPVTVILDVNRLQPERLSLAVEAAIDAGAAFLQAGNGFGAATTPLQVRKLKELARGNCAIKAAGGIQRLETALDLVEEGATALGTSHGPALIQALRHPQ; this is encoded by the coding sequence ATGACCGCGTCGCCGCGTCAGCGGGAGCTTCCAGAGCTCCCGCCCTTGATTCATCAAGCCGTTTTAGATCCACTCCTAGAAGAAGAAGCTCTGCACAACATCTGTGATGCAGCCCGACTGCTCGGCTTCGGGGGGCTCTGCACCAGCCTCTGCCACCTAGAAGCGGTGCGCAACCGCATTGGACCAAGCGGGCGTCTTCGCTTGTTTGCTGTTGTGGACTTCCCCTTCGGAACGATTCCAGCGGAGCTGAAACGGGCGCAAGCGGAATGGGCCGCAGCCCGAGGGGCTGATGCCCTCGATGTCGTGCCCAATCTCGCTGCCATCACGGCGGGGCGGGCGGAAGCCTATGCGGAAGAACTCGCGCAGATCTGCGATCTCGGCCTACCTGTGACGGTGATTTTGGATGTGAACCGCTTGCAGCCAGAGCGCCTGAGCTTGGCGGTAGAAGCCGCGATCGATGCCGGTGCTGCGTTCTTACAAGCCGGCAACGGATTTGGAGCGGCCACCACTCCGCTGCAAGTGCGCAAGCTCAAAGAGCTTGCAAGGGGGAATTGCGCGATCAAAGCGGCCGGGGGGATTCAACGCTTGGAAACGGCGCTGGACCTTGTGGAAGAGGGCGCCACGGCCCTGGGAACCAGCCATGGTCCAGCGTTAATTCAGGCCCTCCGGCATCCGCAATGA
- the hpf gene encoding ribosome hibernation-promoting factor, HPF/YfiA family, with the protein MKLLIHGRNLDVTPALREYTETKLERAIHHFDDLVKEADVHLSVARNPRVPQQTAEVTVFANGTVIRAQERSENLYASIDLVANKLARQLRRFKERHSDNGHRTTPTAANDVLLTERATEDSLLEGKEAQLPSPGVRRKYFAMPAMSLEEARHQLEVIDHDFYLFRDEESGELQVIYHRNHGGFGVIQARN; encoded by the coding sequence ATGAAGCTTCTGATCCATGGTCGCAATTTGGATGTGACGCCCGCACTGCGGGAATACACCGAAACAAAACTGGAACGGGCCATCCATCACTTCGACGACCTCGTCAAGGAAGCGGACGTGCACCTGTCAGTGGCTCGGAACCCCAGGGTTCCGCAACAAACCGCAGAAGTCACTGTGTTTGCCAATGGCACGGTGATTCGCGCCCAGGAAAGAAGCGAAAACCTCTACGCCAGCATCGATCTGGTCGCCAATAAGTTGGCGCGGCAGCTGCGACGGTTCAAGGAACGCCACAGCGACAATGGCCATCGGACCACCCCAACAGCAGCGAATGATGTGCTGCTCACGGAACGCGCTACAGAAGACTCACTGCTCGAAGGCAAAGAAGCGCAGCTTCCCAGCCCAGGGGTTCGGCGCAAATACTTCGCCATGCCAGCGATGAGCCTTGAAGAGGCGCGCCATCAGCTTGAAGTGATCGACCACGACTTCTACCTGTTTCGAGATGAGGAAAGCGGTGAACTCCAGGTGATTTATCACCGCAATCACGGTGGGTTTGGCGTGATCCAAGCGCGGAACTAA
- the lipB gene encoding lipoyl(octanoyl) transferase LipB — MPGSTGNLLTASGAGQRSAAFLFEPVAPVPFSQAWEWQRKWQQQLLAAEGSDREAVWILQHPSCFTLGRGATEDHLRFDPENAPAPLHRIDRGGEVTHHAPGQLVAYPVLDLRRREPDLHWYLRQLEQVVIDVLAALDLTGERIPGLTGVWLEGRKVAAIGVGCRRWITQHGLALNVSCDMEGFAQVVPCGLSDRPVDRLQRWIPGITPDVVQPLLRDALAQRLSLSWCDLAGLDSGWYS; from the coding sequence TTGCCTGGTTCTACCGGCAACCTACTAACTGCCTCAGGCGCAGGACAGCGGTCTGCGGCATTTCTTTTTGAGCCGGTTGCGCCCGTGCCGTTCTCCCAGGCCTGGGAGTGGCAACGTAAATGGCAGCAGCAATTACTCGCTGCGGAAGGCTCAGACCGAGAAGCGGTTTGGATTCTTCAACATCCGTCTTGCTTCACCCTTGGTCGCGGAGCGACGGAAGATCACTTGCGCTTTGATCCCGAGAATGCGCCAGCTCCCCTGCATCGCATCGACCGCGGCGGGGAGGTCACGCACCATGCCCCCGGGCAGTTAGTGGCCTACCCGGTGTTGGACCTTCGCCGGCGTGAACCAGACCTGCATTGGTATTTGCGCCAGCTCGAACAGGTGGTGATCGATGTGTTGGCGGCATTGGACTTGACGGGCGAACGCATCCCAGGGCTCACGGGGGTTTGGCTGGAGGGGCGAAAAGTGGCGGCCATCGGGGTGGGATGTCGTCGTTGGATCACGCAGCACGGCCTTGCTCTCAACGTGTCGTGTGACATGGAAGGGTTTGCGCAGGTGGTGCCCTGTGGACTTTCTGATCGTCCGGTGGATCGTTTGCAGCGCTGGATCCCTGGTATCACACCTGACGTTGTGCAGCCACTCCTGCGGGATGCCTTGGCCCAGCGCCTGTCACTCAGCTGGTGCGACCTTGCTGGTCTTGATTCTGGGTGGTACTCCTAG
- a CDS encoding AMP-binding protein: protein MGSFAQASWRPTPWELKSLARQQHVQSLGRVDQLWPWLEQRHGALMAVDAPHAAHPEHFTYAELSQRISTAAAGFRSLGIREGDVVGLFAENSPRWLMADQGLMRAGAADAVRGASAPVEELRYILEDAKAVALVVQNADLWQRLQLPAQLRSQLRFVLQLEGDAVDQGVISWVDLLAAGVTQQAPDPDAGRDAASAASTTATILYTSGTTGQPKGVPLSHANLLHQMRSLSCVARPEPGAPVLSVLPIWHAYERSAEYYFFSCACAQSYTTIKQLKRDLPRVKPVVMVTVPRLWEAVQAGFEDVLKTFPASRQRLLRAALANSSAYCLARRQRRNLMLMPLGRRQRLVARLKSAGRWPAHALASKLIWPKLRLQLSGGQLRFPINGGGAIAPHVDSFFEAVGIELLVGYGLTETSPVVSCRRPWRNIRGSSGQPMPDTEFRIVDAETRQPLGFRDCGVVLVRGPQVMAGYLRRPEATTKVLDGDGWFDTGDLGMLLPDGSVVLTGRAKDTIVLSSGENIEPAPLEEELVSSPLIEQVMLVGQDQRQLAALVVPRLEAMLAWGVEQGLSLPADLGGTPGDQDLRRLLRGELNRLLSLRVGARSDERVMGVVLVAPFTIENGLLTQTLKQRRDRISGRDRESIQALYGC from the coding sequence GTGGGTTCGTTTGCACAGGCCAGCTGGCGACCAACGCCTTGGGAGTTGAAATCACTCGCCCGTCAGCAGCATGTGCAAAGCCTGGGGAGAGTGGATCAACTCTGGCCGTGGCTTGAGCAACGCCATGGTGCGCTCATGGCTGTGGATGCACCCCATGCCGCCCATCCGGAGCATTTCACCTACGCGGAGTTATCGCAACGGATCTCGACTGCGGCTGCAGGGTTTCGTTCCTTGGGGATTCGAGAGGGCGATGTGGTGGGACTGTTTGCCGAAAACAGTCCCCGCTGGCTGATGGCAGATCAAGGACTGATGCGCGCTGGTGCAGCGGATGCGGTGCGTGGTGCTTCAGCTCCAGTAGAGGAGCTGCGTTACATCCTTGAGGACGCCAAGGCTGTAGCCCTGGTGGTTCAAAACGCGGACCTTTGGCAACGTCTCCAATTACCTGCGCAGCTGCGCAGTCAGTTGCGCTTTGTGCTGCAGCTCGAAGGTGATGCTGTGGATCAAGGCGTGATCTCATGGGTTGATCTTTTGGCGGCTGGCGTCACGCAACAGGCTCCGGATCCAGATGCGGGTCGCGATGCGGCCAGCGCTGCCAGCACAACAGCAACCATCCTTTACACCTCAGGAACCACCGGTCAGCCGAAGGGTGTTCCGCTCAGCCACGCCAACCTGTTGCATCAGATGCGCAGCCTGAGTTGCGTTGCTCGGCCAGAACCTGGCGCCCCTGTGCTCAGCGTGTTGCCGATCTGGCATGCCTATGAACGCAGTGCGGAGTACTACTTCTTTTCCTGCGCCTGTGCGCAGAGCTACACCACGATCAAACAGCTCAAACGTGATCTCCCCAGGGTGAAACCTGTGGTGATGGTCACGGTGCCGCGCCTCTGGGAGGCGGTGCAAGCCGGGTTTGAGGATGTTTTGAAAACCTTTCCTGCATCCAGGCAGCGCCTGCTGCGTGCGGCACTCGCTAACAGCAGTGCCTATTGCTTGGCCCGGCGTCAGCGTCGCAATCTGATGCTGATGCCCTTGGGTCGCCGTCAACGCTTGGTGGCGCGCCTGAAATCTGCCGGGCGTTGGCCCGCCCATGCCCTGGCGTCCAAGCTGATCTGGCCAAAACTGAGGTTGCAGCTCAGTGGGGGTCAGCTGCGCTTTCCCATCAATGGAGGAGGAGCGATCGCTCCTCACGTGGATTCCTTTTTTGAGGCGGTAGGGATTGAGTTGTTGGTGGGCTATGGCCTCACGGAAACCAGTCCGGTTGTGAGTTGCCGGCGTCCATGGCGCAACATTCGTGGAAGTTCAGGGCAACCCATGCCGGATACGGAGTTCCGGATCGTGGATGCTGAGACGCGTCAGCCCCTTGGCTTTCGAGATTGTGGCGTTGTCTTGGTGCGTGGCCCCCAGGTGATGGCTGGGTATTTGCGTCGCCCAGAAGCCACCACAAAAGTGCTGGACGGCGATGGCTGGTTTGATACCGGTGATCTGGGCATGCTCTTGCCCGATGGGTCAGTCGTGCTGACGGGTCGTGCCAAAGACACGATTGTGCTCAGCAGTGGTGAAAACATCGAGCCGGCACCTTTGGAGGAGGAGCTGGTGTCTAGCCCCTTGATCGAACAGGTGATGCTCGTTGGCCAGGATCAACGCCAGTTGGCGGCCTTGGTTGTGCCGCGCCTCGAGGCGATGTTGGCCTGGGGCGTAGAGCAGGGCCTCAGCTTGCCGGCTGATCTCGGTGGGACTCCAGGCGATCAAGACTTGCGGCGTTTGCTGCGCGGGGAACTGAATCGTCTGCTGAGTTTGCGCGTTGGTGCCCGTTCGGATGAACGGGTGATGGGTGTGGTGTTGGTGGCACCGTTCACAATCGAAAATGGCCTACTCACGCAGACCTTGAAGCAGCGTCGTGATCGGATCAGCGGACGTGATCGGGAGTCGATTCAGGCGCTTTATGGATGCTGA
- a CDS encoding YlqD family protein, with the protein MSEGNTLTIKRSITIRAVVTPAWKEEAERELSNGIATSDQQLAQLEQEGQQVVDQVRRQSANPLDPRVQDQVAQVQEQVAAKRSELEEQKRNLLQQQAQVRELEMDQIVEQGQLDSFCDIKVGDNLVSKMQVSVVVRDGVIESIEQG; encoded by the coding sequence ATGTCGGAAGGAAACACCCTCACGATTAAACGCTCGATCACCATTCGTGCGGTGGTCACTCCCGCATGGAAGGAGGAGGCTGAACGCGAGTTGAGCAACGGCATCGCCACCTCGGATCAGCAGCTTGCCCAGCTGGAGCAAGAGGGACAGCAGGTGGTGGATCAGGTGCGTCGTCAGAGTGCGAATCCGCTCGACCCCCGTGTGCAGGATCAGGTGGCTCAAGTCCAGGAACAGGTGGCGGCAAAACGCTCTGAGTTAGAGGAGCAAAAGCGAAACCTGTTGCAGCAACAGGCTCAAGTACGTGAACTAGAGATGGATCAGATCGTGGAACAGGGTCAACTCGATAGTTTTTGTGACATCAAAGTTGGCGATAATTTGGTCAGCAAGATGCAGGTGTCGGTCGTTGTGCGCGATGGCGTGATCGAGTCGATCGAGCAGGGCTAA